Proteins encoded by one window of Cupriavidus sp. EM10:
- the guaA gene encoding glutamine-hydrolyzing GMP synthase: protein MHDKILILDFGSQVTQLIARRVREAHVYCEIHPNDVTDEFVREFAPKGVILSGSHASTYEDHQLRAPQAVWDLGVPVLGICYGMQTMAVQLGGKVEWSDSREFGYAEVRAHGHTNLLKGVEDFSTPEGHGMLKVWMSHGDKVTALPDGFKLMASTPSCPIAGMADEARGYYGVQFHPEVTHTSKGREMLERFVLQICGTKADWVMRDHIAEAVAKIREQVGDEEVILGLSGGVDSSVAAALIHRAIGDQLTCVFVDHGLLRLDEGKMVMDMFAGRLHAKVIDVDAAEQFLGHLAGVTDPEQKRKIIGREFVEVFQAEAKKLSNAKWLAQGTIYPDVVESGGTKTKKATTIKSHHNVGGLPETLGLKLLEPLRDLFKDEVRELGVALGLPPEMVYRHPFPGPGLGVRILGEVKRDYADLLRRADAIFIEELRKTIATEQDAAAGLCEPHQVGKSWYDLTSQAFAVFLPVKSVGVMGDGRTYDYVVALRAVQTTDFMTAHWAHLPYALLGRCSNRIINEVRGLNRVVYDVSGKPPATIEWE, encoded by the coding sequence ATGCACGACAAAATCCTCATTCTTGATTTCGGTTCGCAAGTCACGCAGCTGATCGCCCGCCGCGTTCGCGAAGCGCACGTCTACTGCGAAATCCATCCGAACGACGTCACCGACGAATTCGTCCGCGAGTTCGCGCCGAAGGGCGTGATCCTGTCCGGCAGCCACGCCAGCACCTACGAAGACCACCAGCTGCGCGCACCGCAGGCCGTGTGGGATCTGGGCGTGCCGGTGCTGGGCATCTGCTACGGCATGCAGACCATGGCCGTGCAGCTGGGCGGCAAGGTGGAGTGGAGCGACTCGCGCGAGTTCGGCTACGCCGAGGTCCGCGCCCATGGCCACACGAACCTGCTCAAGGGCGTCGAGGATTTCAGCACGCCTGAGGGTCACGGCATGCTGAAGGTCTGGATGAGCCACGGCGACAAGGTGACCGCACTGCCCGACGGCTTCAAGCTGATGGCATCGACGCCGAGCTGCCCGATCGCCGGCATGGCCGACGAGGCGCGCGGCTACTACGGCGTGCAGTTCCATCCGGAGGTCACGCATACGTCAAAGGGCCGCGAGATGCTCGAGCGCTTCGTGCTGCAGATCTGCGGCACCAAGGCCGACTGGGTCATGCGCGACCACATCGCCGAAGCCGTGGCGAAGATCCGCGAGCAAGTGGGTGATGAAGAGGTGATCCTGGGCTTGTCCGGCGGCGTCGATTCGTCGGTGGCCGCCGCGCTGATCCACCGCGCCATTGGCGACCAGTTGACCTGCGTGTTCGTGGATCACGGCCTGCTGCGCCTGGACGAGGGCAAGATGGTGATGGACATGTTCGCGGGCCGCCTGCACGCGAAGGTGATCGACGTGGATGCAGCGGAGCAGTTCCTGGGCCATCTGGCCGGCGTGACGGACCCCGAGCAGAAGCGCAAGATCATCGGCCGGGAGTTCGTGGAAGTGTTCCAGGCCGAGGCGAAGAAGCTGAGCAACGCCAAGTGGCTGGCGCAAGGCACGATCTACCCCGACGTGGTGGAATCGGGCGGCACCAAGACCAAGAAGGCGACCACGATCAAGAGCCACCACAACGTGGGCGGCCTGCCGGAAACGCTGGGCCTGAAGCTGCTGGAGCCGCTGCGCGACCTGTTCAAGGACGAAGTGCGCGAACTGGGCGTGGCGCTGGGCCTGCCGCCGGAAATGGTCTACCGCCACCCGTTCCCGGGTCCGGGCCTGGGCGTGCGTATCCTGGGCGAGGTCAAGCGCGACTACGCCGACCTGCTGCGCCGTGCCGACGCGATCTTCATCGAGGAACTGCGCAAGACCATCGCCACCGAGCAGGATGCCGCGGCCGGCCTGTGCGAACCGCACCAGGTGGGCAAGAGCTGGTACGACCTGACCAGCCAGGCGTTCGCCGTCTTCCTGCCGGTGAAGTCGGTCGGCGTGATGGGCGATGGCCGTACGTATGACTACGTGGTGGCGCTGCGCGCCGTGCAAACCACCGACTTCATGACGGCCCACTGGGCGCACTTGCCGTACGCGCTGCTGGGCCGCTGCTCGAACCGCATCATCAACGAGGTGCGCGGGCTGAATCGCGTGGTCTACGACGTTTCAGGCAAGCCGCCTGCAACGATCGAGTGGGAATAA
- the tadA gene encoding tRNA adenosine(34) deaminase TadA: MSGAPQFQDEAARNRFYMTAALEEARLAEAAGEVPVGAVVVWRDEIIARGHNLPIRSVDPSAHAEMQALRAAAKVLDNYRLPECELYVTLEPCAMCSGAILHARLKHVVFGATDPKTGAAGSVVDLFAQATLNHQTTLERGVMADECGQMLRDFFGARRRAQKAAQKAAQEAAQEAAKEATVEAPPPSPSAAD; the protein is encoded by the coding sequence ATGTCCGGCGCGCCGCAGTTCCAGGACGAAGCCGCACGCAACCGCTTCTACATGACGGCGGCGCTGGAAGAGGCACGCCTGGCCGAGGCGGCCGGCGAAGTCCCGGTAGGTGCCGTGGTGGTATGGCGCGACGAGATCATCGCGCGCGGCCATAACCTGCCGATCCGTTCCGTCGATCCGTCTGCCCACGCCGAGATGCAGGCCCTGCGCGCCGCCGCCAAGGTGCTGGACAACTACCGCCTGCCCGAGTGCGAGCTGTACGTGACGCTGGAGCCCTGTGCAATGTGCAGCGGCGCCATCCTTCATGCCCGGCTCAAGCACGTGGTGTTTGGCGCCACCGATCCGAAGACGGGCGCGGCAGGCAGCGTGGTCGATCTGTTCGCGCAAGCCACGCTGAACCACCAGACCACGCTGGAGCGCGGCGTGATGGCCGACGAGTGCGGCCAGATGCTGCGGGATTTCTTTGGCGCACGGCGCCGCGCGCAGAAGGCGGCGCAGAAGGCCGCCCAGGAAGCGGCCCAGGAAGCGGCCAAGGAAGCGACCGTGGAGGCCCCGCCACCCTCGCCATCGGCAGCCGATTAG
- a CDS encoding endonuclease/exonuclease/phosphatase family protein produces the protein MTHYDFIADIADVQARTRTIEGLTRLRQALAHDIPARTATDTLLLATWNIREFDSGKYGYRSDESYLYIAEVLSRFDLIAIQEVRDGLYPLQRLQRMLGPWWGYLVTDVTLGKAGNAERMAYLYDRRKVRFTGLAAELVLPKVGNAGPAPVQLARSPYLAGFQAGWAYLTLATVHIYYGTSKPDDARRLAELTAFSQTIAKAAGKLTAAPQPAPGVKADPGNLILLGDFNIFNRRDVTMEAITRAGFVVPEPLQSVPGSNVDKNRHYDQIAHLKRLSRMAPTGRAGVFDVYEHVYRLADADAYASERQTRPGRSFKDWRTYRISDHLPMWIEFGIDDADAWLAGQGA, from the coding sequence ATGACCCATTACGACTTCATTGCCGACATCGCGGACGTGCAGGCCCGCACCCGCACCATCGAAGGCCTGACGCGTCTGCGCCAGGCGCTTGCGCACGACATCCCCGCCCGCACGGCCACCGATACGCTACTGCTGGCCACCTGGAACATCCGCGAGTTCGATAGCGGCAAGTACGGCTACCGCTCGGACGAGTCCTACCTCTATATCGCCGAGGTGCTGAGCCGCTTCGACCTGATCGCGATCCAGGAAGTAAGGGATGGCCTGTACCCGTTGCAGCGGCTGCAGCGCATGCTGGGGCCGTGGTGGGGCTATCTGGTGACCGATGTCACGCTGGGCAAGGCCGGCAACGCCGAGCGCATGGCCTATCTGTACGACCGGCGCAAGGTGCGCTTCACCGGGCTGGCCGCCGAACTGGTGTTGCCGAAGGTCGGCAACGCGGGCCCGGCGCCGGTGCAGCTGGCGCGCTCGCCGTACCTGGCGGGCTTCCAGGCCGGATGGGCCTACCTGACGCTTGCCACGGTCCATATCTACTACGGCACCAGCAAGCCCGACGACGCCCGGCGGCTGGCGGAGCTGACGGCCTTCAGCCAGACCATCGCCAAGGCGGCCGGCAAGCTGACGGCCGCGCCGCAGCCGGCACCCGGCGTGAAGGCCGACCCGGGCAACCTGATCCTGCTCGGCGATTTCAATATCTTCAACCGGCGCGACGTGACGATGGAAGCGATCACCCGGGCGGGGTTTGTCGTGCCCGAGCCGCTGCAGTCCGTGCCCGGATCGAATGTGGACAAGAACCGGCACTATGACCAGATCGCGCATCTCAAGCGGCTGTCGCGCATGGCGCCAACCGGGCGGGCGGGCGTGTTTGACGTCTACGAGCACGTCTACCGCCTGGCCGACGCCGACGCCTACGCGTCCGAGCGCCAGACCCGCCCAGGGCGCAGCTTCAAGGACTGGCGTACGTACCGCATCAGCGACCACCTGCCGATGTGGATCGAGTTCGGCATCGACGACGCCGACGCATGGCTGGCGGGGCAGGGCGCGTAG
- the ldcA gene encoding muramoyltetrapeptide carboxypeptidase, translated as MRPSTEVRLIASSGYPHDVAIAARGCAWLKQHGYHVNNPDILARRYLRFGGTDVERLADLHAIGTGAPGELTLAVRGGYGLARLLDKIDFARIAEQARASGTPIVGHSDFTAFQLAYLAATGGVTFAGPMLLADFGEEHVDPFMWTHFEAILRDPACRIEVAAPQVAAARTVEGTLWGGNLAMLCSLLGTPYMPKVAGGILFLEDINEPPYRVERMLLQLLQAGVLASQQAIVMGDFSNYRTTDYDNGYDMAAVFDYLREQLDIPVLTGLPFGHCPRKLTLPVGAQARLESGGDGFTLALSGYPTLSPASAG; from the coding sequence ATGCGCCCATCCACCGAAGTCCGACTGATCGCTTCCTCCGGCTACCCGCACGACGTGGCCATTGCCGCGCGCGGCTGTGCCTGGCTCAAGCAGCATGGGTACCACGTCAACAATCCCGACATCCTGGCGCGCCGCTACCTGCGGTTTGGCGGGACAGACGTCGAGCGGCTGGCCGACCTGCATGCCATCGGCACCGGCGCGCCCGGTGAACTGACCCTGGCGGTGCGCGGCGGCTATGGGCTGGCGCGGCTGCTGGACAAGATCGACTTCGCGCGCATTGCCGAGCAGGCGCGCGCCAGCGGCACGCCGATCGTCGGCCACAGCGATTTCACGGCATTCCAGCTCGCCTACCTGGCGGCCACCGGCGGCGTGACGTTCGCCGGGCCGATGCTGCTGGCCGATTTTGGCGAGGAACACGTCGACCCGTTCATGTGGACGCACTTCGAGGCCATCCTGCGCGACCCGGCCTGCCGGATCGAGGTGGCAGCGCCGCAAGTGGCGGCGGCCCGCACTGTGGAGGGTACGCTGTGGGGCGGCAACCTGGCCATGCTGTGCAGTCTGCTTGGCACGCCGTACATGCCGAAGGTGGCCGGCGGCATCCTGTTCCTGGAGGACATCAACGAGCCGCCGTACCGCGTGGAGCGCATGCTGCTGCAGTTGCTGCAGGCCGGCGTGCTGGCCTCGCAGCAGGCCATCGTGATGGGCGATTTCTCGAACTACCGCACCACCGACTACGACAACGGCTACGACATGGCAGCCGTGTTCGACTATCTGCGCGAGCAACTCGATATCCCGGTACTGACCGGCCTGCCGTTCGGGCACTGCCCGCGCAAGCTGACGCTGCCGGTGGGCGCGCAGGCCCGGCTGGAATCCGGTGGCGACGGCTTCACCCTGGCATTGTCGGGGTACCCGACGCTGTCACCGGCGTCAGCCGGGTGA
- a CDS encoding MFS transporter has translation MNQAIGPTAGDSRTGLPPAAARAQPPKFAGNDRVLFGIVLGVLTFWLFAQTTLNIAPDMGAELGLSPTTMNIAVAITALFSGIFIVFMGGIADRVGRYRILQLGFGLSIAGSLLVALAPAGALAMPSLLAGRALQGLSAACIMPSSLALIKTYWQGAARQRAISIWSIGSWGGSGVCAIFGGMVTAQFGWRAIFFLSVAAAVAGLLLIRGTPESRAEGRHDARIDGKGILTFMVAMIALQVVVTQGARFGWTSTVTLLLVALVVVFGFLFLRHETRAADPFIDFRLFRSRIYTGATISNFMLNGVAGTLIVVMQLAQLGGNMSARQAGMLTIGFAITIIAFIRVGEKLLQRFGARKPMLWGCALTGASVICLAMTPLTLADYRIAATIGFALQGIGLAFYATPSTDAALSALPEAQAGSGAGIYKMASSLGGAFGVAISATIFTAVRIHPDGGSLLDGLIQFQGAQDQVAVRTAAIVALLFNLFMIVVAAISIMVIIPRASDRQPAS, from the coding sequence ATGAACCAAGCCATTGGACCTACCGCAGGGGATTCCCGAACCGGGCTGCCGCCAGCAGCGGCCCGCGCGCAACCGCCGAAGTTCGCCGGCAATGACCGGGTGCTGTTCGGCATCGTCCTGGGCGTGCTGACGTTCTGGCTGTTCGCGCAGACGACGTTGAACATTGCGCCCGACATGGGCGCCGAACTGGGCCTGTCACCCACCACGATGAACATCGCCGTGGCAATCACCGCGCTGTTCTCGGGCATCTTTATCGTCTTCATGGGCGGCATCGCCGACCGCGTGGGGCGCTACCGCATCCTGCAGCTCGGCTTTGGCCTGAGCATCGCGGGATCGCTGCTGGTGGCGCTGGCGCCGGCCGGGGCGCTGGCCATGCCCAGCCTGCTGGCGGGCCGCGCGCTGCAGGGGCTGTCGGCGGCGTGCATCATGCCGTCGAGCCTGGCGCTGATCAAGACGTACTGGCAAGGCGCGGCACGCCAGCGTGCCATCAGCATCTGGTCGATCGGATCGTGGGGCGGGTCGGGCGTGTGCGCTATCTTCGGCGGCATGGTCACCGCACAGTTTGGCTGGCGGGCGATTTTTTTCCTGTCGGTAGCGGCGGCGGTGGCCGGCCTGCTGCTGATCCGTGGCACCCCCGAAAGCCGGGCCGAGGGCCGGCACGACGCCAGGATCGACGGCAAGGGCATCCTCACCTTCATGGTCGCCATGATCGCGCTGCAGGTGGTGGTCACCCAGGGAGCGCGGTTTGGCTGGACGAGCACGGTGACGCTGCTGCTTGTCGCGCTGGTCGTGGTCTTCGGCTTCCTGTTCCTGCGCCACGAGACGCGGGCGGCAGACCCCTTCATCGATTTCCGCCTGTTCCGCAGCCGGATCTACACCGGCGCGACGATCTCGAATTTCATGCTCAACGGCGTGGCGGGTACTCTGATCGTGGTGATGCAACTGGCGCAGTTGGGCGGCAACATGAGCGCCCGGCAGGCCGGCATGCTGACCATTGGCTTCGCCATCACGATCATCGCGTTTATCCGCGTGGGTGAAAAGCTGTTGCAGCGCTTTGGCGCCCGCAAGCCGATGCTGTGGGGCTGCGCGCTGACCGGCGCCTCGGTCATCTGCCTGGCGATGACACCGCTGACGCTCGCCGACTACCGGATCGCCGCCACCATCGGCTTTGCCTTGCAGGGCATCGGCCTGGCGTTCTACGCTACGCCGTCCACCGACGCGGCGCTGTCCGCGCTGCCCGAGGCACAGGCGGGGTCGGGGGCGGGCATCTACAAGATGGCGTCGTCGCTTGGCGGGGCGTTCGGCGTGGCCATTTCGGCGACCATCTTCACCGCCGTACGCATCCATCCGGATGGCGGATCGCTGCTCGACGGCCTGATCCAGTTCCAGGGCGCCCAGGACCAGGTGGCCGTCCGGACGGCGGCCATCGTGGCGTTGCTGTTCAACCTGTTCATGATCGTGGTGGCAGCGATCTCGATCATGGTGATCATCCCGCGCGCCAGCGACCGCCAGCCGGCCTCCTGA
- a CDS encoding 6-carboxytetrahydropterin synthase: MSKQVSITRRLEFDAGHRIPSHGGQCRNIHGHRYRLDLTLSGEVLRQEGASDDGMILDFGDIKTLANEHLVSKWDHAFLIYRGDTALLNFLQSMDNHKTVVIDSIPTVENLAQEAFDILAPVFKDCFGHHLQLTRLVLFETPNCWAEVSAPFSLPAQD; the protein is encoded by the coding sequence ATGAGCAAACAAGTCTCCATCACACGCCGGCTCGAATTCGACGCCGGCCACCGCATTCCGAGCCACGGCGGCCAGTGCCGCAACATCCACGGCCATCGCTATCGGCTGGACCTGACGCTGTCCGGCGAGGTGCTGCGCCAGGAAGGCGCGTCCGATGACGGCATGATCCTGGATTTCGGCGATATCAAGACGCTGGCCAACGAGCACCTGGTGTCGAAGTGGGACCACGCGTTCCTGATCTACCGCGGCGACACCGCGCTGCTGAACTTCCTGCAGTCGATGGACAACCACAAGACCGTGGTCATCGACAGCATCCCGACCGTCGAAAACCTGGCACAGGAGGCGTTCGACATCCTGGCGCCGGTGTTCAAGGACTGCTTTGGCCACCACCTGCAACTGACCAGGCTGGTGCTGTTCGAAACGCCGAACTGCTGGGCGGAAGTCAGCGCGCCGTTCTCGCTGCCGGCCCAGGACTGA
- a CDS encoding diguanylate cyclase: MYVDLLTLYFLAIGTLLASAGMMFWEHLASPRHSKALRILAAGFATLAIGCVTVLFRRNIPGVLISALANLVMLCGYLLILNGVAALSGRRYRITVAIVLVGMALIWAVSGTRGVDIVWNYVSALPIALISALTAREMLRCDAMKPYLARHIVVVVTGIHALLYVGRAFALPWLVTAYGPDLQPLASKITMYEGVLYSVILPMTILKLIREDGHTQLLKESQTDYLTRLGNRRWFFEQGKRILAAEDLRGPVAVLAFDLDQFKAINDRYGHQAGDEVLKSFAEIARNAMGPNTLLARIGGEEFAALLYGPEARRARSLGEAVAARFAENIAARIGGIGILATVSIGLAQFDDETPVLSDALVAADQALYRAKAMGGNRLEIARTEERSTAM, translated from the coding sequence ATGTACGTCGATCTCCTCACCCTTTACTTTCTAGCGATTGGAACGCTGCTCGCGAGCGCGGGCATGATGTTCTGGGAGCACCTAGCCAGCCCTCGGCACAGCAAGGCCCTGCGCATCCTGGCTGCGGGATTCGCAACGCTCGCCATTGGCTGCGTGACCGTACTTTTCCGCCGCAACATCCCGGGAGTGCTGATATCAGCACTCGCCAATCTGGTCATGCTGTGCGGCTATCTGCTGATCCTGAACGGCGTGGCGGCGCTAAGCGGACGGCGCTACCGGATCACCGTCGCCATCGTACTGGTTGGCATGGCGCTGATATGGGCAGTTTCCGGCACGCGCGGCGTTGACATCGTGTGGAATTACGTCAGCGCGCTGCCGATTGCCCTCATCAGCGCCCTGACTGCGCGCGAAATGCTGCGCTGTGACGCGATGAAGCCGTATCTCGCGCGCCACATCGTCGTGGTCGTGACGGGCATCCACGCCCTGCTATATGTCGGCCGGGCATTTGCGCTGCCCTGGCTCGTGACGGCCTACGGCCCCGACCTGCAGCCGCTCGCCAGCAAGATCACCATGTACGAGGGCGTGCTGTATTCGGTGATCCTGCCGATGACCATCCTGAAGCTGATCCGCGAGGACGGCCATACCCAGTTGCTGAAGGAATCCCAGACCGACTACCTGACCCGCCTTGGCAATCGCCGGTGGTTTTTCGAACAGGGCAAACGCATTCTTGCCGCCGAGGACCTGCGCGGTCCGGTGGCCGTGCTGGCCTTCGACCTGGATCAGTTCAAGGCCATCAACGACCGCTACGGCCACCAGGCCGGCGACGAGGTGCTGAAATCGTTCGCGGAGATCGCCCGCAACGCGATGGGCCCGAACACCCTGCTCGCCCGCATCGGCGGCGAGGAATTCGCTGCTTTGCTATATGGGCCCGAGGCTCGCCGCGCCCGCTCGCTGGGCGAAGCCGTGGCAGCCCGGTTCGCCGAGAATATCGCGGCCCGAATCGGGGGCATTGGCATCCTGGCGACGGTCAGCATCGGGCTGGCGCAATTCGACGATGAAACGCCAGTGCTCAGTGACGCACTTGTGGCAGCAGACCAGGCGTTGTACCGGGCCAAAGCGATGGGTGGGAATCGGCTGGAGATCGCGCGGACCGAGGAAAGGTCGACGGCGATGTGA
- the guaB gene encoding IMP dehydrogenase — protein MRLVQKALTFDDVLLVPAYSAVLPRDVSLRTRLTRSIELNIPLLSAAMDTVTEARLAIAMAQAGGIGIVHKNLKPADQAREVARVKRYESGVLRDPITISPDMKVRDVIALSQQHGISGFPVLEGKTVVGIITNRDLRFEEELDAPVRAKMTPRDKLVTVAEGAPLDEAKRLMNRHRLERVLVVNNAFELRGLITVKDIQKAVDNPLASKDAHGQLRVGAAVGVGPDNDERVELLVKAGVDVIVVDTAHGHSQGVLDRVRWVKQNFPQVQVVGGNIATGAAALALVEHGADGVKVGIGPGSICTTRIVAGVGVPQITAVSNVAEALKGTGVPLIADGGIRYSGDVAKALAAGAHTVMMGGMFSGTEEAPGEVFLFQGRSFKSYRGMGSVGAMKDGAADRYFQEDNTANVDKLVPEGIEGRVAYKGPVQAIIHQLTGGIRASMGYCGASSIPQWHDSAEFVQITAAGMRESHVHDVQITKEAPNYHID, from the coding sequence ATGCGTCTTGTCCAGAAAGCACTCACATTCGATGACGTGCTGCTCGTCCCGGCCTATTCGGCCGTCCTGCCCCGGGATGTTTCCCTCCGCACCCGACTGACCCGTTCGATCGAACTCAATATTCCGCTGCTGTCCGCCGCCATGGATACGGTGACGGAAGCGCGCCTGGCCATTGCCATGGCGCAGGCCGGCGGTATCGGTATCGTCCACAAGAACCTGAAGCCTGCCGACCAGGCCCGTGAAGTGGCGCGCGTGAAGCGCTACGAATCGGGTGTGCTGCGTGATCCGATCACCATTTCGCCCGACATGAAGGTGCGCGATGTGATCGCGCTGTCGCAGCAGCACGGCATCTCGGGTTTCCCGGTGCTGGAAGGCAAGACCGTAGTCGGCATCATCACGAACCGCGACCTGCGTTTCGAGGAAGAACTGGACGCTCCCGTGCGTGCCAAGATGACCCCGCGCGACAAGCTCGTGACCGTGGCCGAAGGCGCGCCGCTGGACGAAGCCAAGCGCCTGATGAACCGCCACCGTCTGGAGCGTGTGCTGGTGGTCAACAACGCCTTCGAGCTGCGTGGCCTGATTACCGTCAAGGATATCCAGAAGGCCGTGGACAACCCGCTGGCCAGCAAGGATGCGCACGGCCAGCTGCGCGTAGGCGCCGCAGTGGGCGTGGGCCCGGACAACGACGAGCGCGTGGAATTGCTGGTCAAGGCCGGCGTGGACGTGATCGTGGTGGATACCGCGCACGGCCACAGCCAGGGCGTGCTGGACCGCGTGCGCTGGGTCAAGCAGAACTTCCCGCAGGTGCAGGTGGTGGGTGGCAACATCGCCACGGGCGCCGCAGCGCTGGCGCTGGTCGAGCATGGCGCCGACGGCGTCAAGGTGGGTATCGGTCCCGGTTCGATCTGCACGACGCGTATCGTGGCAGGCGTGGGCGTCCCGCAAATCACGGCCGTGTCGAACGTGGCCGAGGCGCTGAAGGGCACTGGCGTGCCGCTGATCGCCGATGGCGGCATCCGCTATTCGGGCGACGTGGCCAAGGCGCTGGCGGCTGGTGCGCACACCGTGATGATGGGCGGCATGTTCTCGGGTACCGAGGAAGCCCCGGGCGAGGTGTTCCTGTTCCAGGGCCGCTCGTTCAAGAGCTACCGTGGCATGGGTTCGGTCGGTGCGATGAAGGACGGTGCCGCTGACCGCTACTTCCAGGAAGACAATACCGCCAACGTCGACAAGCTGGTGCCGGAAGGCATCGAGGGTCGCGTCGCGTACAAGGGCCCGGTGCAGGCAATCATCCATCAGCTGACGGGCGGCATTCGCGCGTCGATGGGTTATTGCGGCGCCAGCTCGATTCCGCAGTGGCACGATTCGGCCGAATTCGTGCAGATCACGGCGGCGGGCATGCGCGAATCGCACGTCCACGACGTGCAGATCACCAAGGAAGCGCCGAACTACCATATCGATTGA
- the queE gene encoding 7-carboxy-7-deazaguanine synthase has protein sequence MTYAVKEIFYTLQGEGANAGRAAVFCRFSGCNLWTGREEDRARAVCQFCDTDFVGTDGTRGGKYKTAAELAAVVASEWPQGAGGQPLVVCTGGEPLLQLDAPLIDALHAQGFEIAIETNGTIDVPEGIDWVCVSPKMGAELVVKKGDELKVVMPQAGQDFAAYEQLDFRYFLVQAMDGPLARQNTAAAVDFCQRHPRWRLSLQTHKLLGIR, from the coding sequence ATGACATACGCCGTCAAGGAAATCTTCTATACGCTGCAGGGCGAGGGCGCCAACGCCGGTCGCGCCGCCGTGTTCTGCCGATTCTCGGGTTGCAACCTGTGGACCGGCCGCGAGGAAGATCGCGCCCGCGCCGTGTGCCAGTTCTGCGACACCGATTTCGTGGGCACCGACGGCACGCGTGGCGGCAAGTACAAGACCGCCGCGGAACTGGCGGCCGTGGTGGCGTCCGAATGGCCGCAAGGCGCGGGCGGCCAGCCGCTGGTGGTGTGCACGGGCGGCGAGCCGCTGCTGCAGCTGGATGCGCCGCTGATCGACGCGCTTCACGCGCAGGGTTTCGAGATCGCGATCGAGACCAACGGCACGATCGACGTGCCCGAAGGCATCGACTGGGTCTGCGTGAGCCCGAAAATGGGTGCCGAGCTGGTCGTGAAGAAGGGTGACGAGCTCAAGGTGGTGATGCCGCAGGCCGGTCAGGACTTCGCGGCATACGAGCAACTGGATTTCCGGTATTTCCTGGTGCAGGCCATGGATGGCCCGCTGGCCCGGCAGAATACGGCCGCCGCGGTCGACTTCTGCCAGCGTCATCCGCGCTGGCGCCTGTCGCTGCAGACCCACAAGCTGCTGGGCATTCGCTGA
- a CDS encoding DUF1993 family protein codes for MALSMYDVSIPVFIRALTNLSAILEKGAAHAQAQGMDAAELIQTRLIADMDALPAQVQRASDSAKGCAARLAGIDIPSYPDDEATFPELQERIARTIGFLKSIRPEQLEGSETRVVELKLRGGPVTFDGKSYTLGFALPNFYFHVTTAYDLLRHKGVQIGKLDFLGAPR; via the coding sequence ATGGCCCTCTCGATGTACGACGTATCGATCCCAGTGTTTATCCGGGCCCTGACGAACCTGTCCGCCATCCTCGAAAAGGGCGCGGCCCATGCGCAGGCACAGGGCATGGACGCCGCCGAGCTCATTCAGACGCGTCTGATCGCCGACATGGACGCGCTGCCGGCACAGGTACAGCGGGCCAGCGATTCGGCCAAGGGCTGCGCGGCGCGGCTGGCAGGCATCGACATCCCGTCGTATCCCGATGACGAAGCGACGTTCCCGGAACTGCAGGAACGCATCGCCAGGACGATAGGCTTCCTGAAGTCGATCCGCCCCGAGCAGCTGGAAGGCAGTGAAACACGCGTGGTGGAACTGAAGCTGCGCGGCGGCCCGGTGACGTTCGATGGCAAGAGCTATACGCTCGGGTTTGCGCTGCCGAACTTCTACTTCCATGTGACCACCGCCTACGACCTGCTGCGCCACAAGGGCGTGCAGATCGGAAAGTTGGACTTCCTGGGCGCGCCGCGTTGA